From Solibaculum mannosilyticum:
GATTGTTAAATTACATGTTTATTATTACAATAGTGTTGTGAAAGGAGATTATTTATATTATGAGTACACATGGTATTGACCTTGGAACGACTTACTGCTGCATTTCTACCTTGGATCGAAATGGAAATCCGGAGGTTATCCGCAATCAGATTGATGCAAGCGATACATTGGCATCGGCAGTATTTTTTGAAAGTGCGGACAATGTCATCATCGGCAATAGTGCAAAAGACATGGTGGAGACTGATGGGGATCGCGTGGTTCAGTTTGTGAAACGAGAGATCGGAAAACCAGATGCTCCGGTCCGTGAATTTGACGGGAAAACCTATACACCTGTAGAAATCAGCACCCTGATTTTAAAGCGTCTCAAACAGATGGTGGAAGAGCAGGGCGGTACCGTAGATGATGTAGTCATTACCTGTCCGGCTTATTTCGGCCTGGAGGAGAGAAATGCCACCCGTAAAGCTGGTGAAGCTGCCGGCATGAACGTATTAAACCTCATCAACGAACCAACTGCAGCGGCGCTGAGTTATTGTGCCAGACAGTTCCAGGAGGAACGCACGATCTTAGTCTACGATCTGGGCGGCGGTACTTTTGACGTCACCATTGTCAAGATGTCGCTGGTGACCAATGAGGAAGGCAATGAAGTGCAAAAGATCAAAGTCATCACCACCGGCGGCAACGACTTGTTGGGCGGTAAAGATTGGGATGACGCTTTGTTCAATTATATTATGCAGGCTTGCTGCGACGAGAACGGACTTACCCCGGATGAAATTGATGTGGAAACAAAACAAATCATCCGAAGCAGGGTGGAGACTACGAAAAAGCGTTTGAGCGACAGCGATACCGCTAAAGTCAAAATCAATGTCAATGGTTCCATGACTAATGTCCAGATTACACGCCAGGAGTTTGAAAATTTGACCTCCGATAAAGTGGCCCAGACCATGAACTATGTGGAAGAGACTCTCCAGAAAGCGGGTAATCCTGACATCGATACCGTACTTTTGGTAGGAGGTTCCACCTTCATGCCCATGATCCGGACGGCGGTGGAAGCACGGTTCCCGGGCAAAGTCCAGATTGAAGATCCCGACCGTGCTGTGGCGAAAGGCGCAGCTATCTATGCCAGCATGCTGGTGGAAGAGATCCAGGAAAAGGAACAGCAAGCAGGAACTACGGGAGGACAAGGCGGTCAAGAGGAACCCGGAAGTTCTTCCGCCGGCGTAGGCAGCGGAATCACGACCTCAGCTCCAACCGGCATTATTGAGGATCAAACCCCTCGTTCTTTTGGCCCCGGCGTCTTAAATGAAAATATGGACTACATTGTGGACAACATCATAAAGATGGGGGATGTTATGCCGGCATCGGCTGTCAAGACCTATTTTACAGCAGCCGACAACATGGAAAAAATTGTGCTGCGAGTGTTTGAAAACATGTGTATTCTGGATTCACTCACTCCCTGCGTCAACAATTTGGGGGAGGAACAGCCTACCGATCCGGCTCACAATGTGAAGCTATTGGGTACTCTAGAGATGCTTTTACCTCCCAACACGGCAAAAGGCTCTCCCATTGAGGTGAATTTCCAGGTGGATGCCATTGGTGTATATGTCAAAGCAGTCAATTTATCCACCGGAGAGACAGTGGAAACCACATTGCGGATGGATTCCGATATTGATATGGCGAACAGTGCCGTCAATCAGTTGAGCGTATCCGGCGAATAAACCAGTATAAGCTGGGAAAAGTGCTGCTGATTTTTGAGCACATCTTTTGGATACGGTAGAACCTAGTTGCTGGATGGATTTGGCTGTAAAACGAAAGGGTGCGCTCTGATAAGTCCCAGATCAGGCGCACCCTTTTTGTGATATTTTGTGCAAAGGGAGCCCGTACAGCTTTTTTTGCAGTTGGGAGGGAAACCACATTGGGAATCAAGATAGGAATTGATTTGGGCACCACCTTTTCTGCTGTGGCTATGATAGACAAACAAAAGGGGATACCAGTTATTATCCCGAACTCCATGGGCGAACGCATTACTCCATCGGTCATCCAGTTTACTGAGGATGGAGATATCATCGTAGGAGCTGAGGCGAAAGAGGCGTTTGAGGCAGGAGAATCGGGCTGCACTTCGGTATTCAAACGCAGCATGGGAAAGAACGATACGTACTGTACCTTTTATGGAAAGAGCTATACGGCGGAAGATTTGTCGGCCATTCTCTTGAAGCACCTGAAAGAGGAGGCAGAAAAGGTCACTGGTCAGAAAGTGGAAGAAGCGGTGGTAACGGTCCCCGCTTATTTTTACCATAAAGAACGCCAAGCCACGATCAATGCGGCCAAAAAAGCCGGTCTCAAAATCCGGCAGATTATCAACGAACCTACGGCAGCTGCCATGAACTACGGCGTTAATCACTGGAGAGAAAATGCGCGTGTTCTTGTGTATGATTTAGGCGGAGGAACTTTTGACGTCACATTGGTGCAGATGAAAAAAGACGGACAAATGGAGTCGCTGCAAACCACAGGAGACCATACCCTGGGCGGCAAGGACTGGGATGCACGTATTTGCGCATTGCTGGAGGCCAGGGTAGCGTCGGATACAGGTGTTTTAACCAGCGAATATCCTCAAGTGAGACAGGTCATCAGTCAAATGGCGGAAAGCGTTAAAAAACAATTGACTTCACGAAATACCGCTTCTGCGCGCATCAATCTGCCGGGATACGGATGGTATGGAACCTCTGTAACATTGGAAGAGTTTGACCAAAGCACTACCGACTTAATCCAGAGGACGGGTGCATTGTGCGAAAATTTACTCAAGGGGCTGGGCATCGGATGGCAAGATATCACTGATATCCTGCTGGTAGGCGGATCGACACGGATGCGCCAGGTATCCACATATCTCAAAAGCGTGAGCGGACACACCCCATTGTCCCAAGTCAATCCCGATGAAGCCGTAGCGTTGGGTGCGGCGATTCAAGTGCATTTGCCGCTTCCGGAATACAGCGTATTGACCATGGCTCCTCAGGAGATGGAAAATAAAAAGAAAACAGGATTTCGTCTGTTTTCTTCCAAGAAGCCGTCTGAACCTTCCTCCAAGCCATCTCCGCAGCATCCTCTTCCTAGAACGGTAGGGAAAGAGACCACACTGGAAAACGCTTTGTGCATGAACCATGTGGATGTTGTAGCCCATGCCATGGGAATTATTGCCGTCAATGCGGAGGGAACGTATTATATTAACAAGACCATTGTACCGGCCAATCAGAAGATCCCTGTAAAATGTGCGCGGGCATTTCATTATTATACATCTTCCACAGAAGAAAACGAATTGGAAATTTACGTTTTGCAGGGGGAAAAAGCGCCGCTGGAATGCCAGATCATCGGTAAGTATGTGGTGTCTGGCATCCATCATGACAGAGCACACAACCCCACCTTGATCCGCATCCAGTATAGCTATGATGTTAACGGCATGGTTCATGTACAGGCCCGCCAAGAGAAGGATCGTTTTGATTTACCCATTCGCGAGGAGCCTGTACCAGACGATATGAGCAAATACGGACGTCCCATTGATCCAAGTGAGATGGCTCCCGTAATGGAACCGCTTTCCTTGGTGATGGCGGTGGATGTATCCGGAAGCATGTCGGGCAAGCCGATTCAAGACGCTTTAGACGCTATGTGCCATTTTGTGGATCAGTTTGACGATTACCCCGGAGATGTCCAAATTGGAATTATCGCAGTATCGGATCGATCCAAGATTGTTCAGAATCTGACCAGCGATTTAAAAAGATGCAAAAGTTCGATCCGGTCCATCAGAAGCTGCATGACGGGAGTATGCAACGACGGCCATCCCTTTGACGATATCAGCCGGATGCTTTCCCGATGCGATAGTAAAAATATGGCCATTGTCCTGGCCGACGGCGTATGGTCATACCAGAATCGGGCCATCCGAGCAGCGAAATCTTGCCATCAGCAGGGCATTGATATTACAGGTATCGGGTTCGGGTCGGCTGATAAACAGTTTCTTCGGGATATTAGCTCTGGAGATGTCAAATCCATGTTGGTCAACCAAAGTGAACTGACAAAAAGTTTTGGTAAAATCGCGCAGGAGATCGGCGGCGGGTCGGGAGGCAAACGAGGAAAAGCCGGTTCAGAGACGCAGGTTGACACTTGGGAAGCGGTGGATGAGTGTTGAGATTGCGCAGTTGTGTGTCGATCGGAGAGAAAGGGCAGGCAGATTTTCTAGAAAGGAAGTAGGGCATGGAACGAAAAAATTATTTTGAAATGTTAGGTCTGGATTTTGATCCACCTGAACGAAATGAACGCAAGATGCAGCTGGCCCTCGATAACTGGAAAAAGCGGATGGAAGATATGCTTGCCAATGAGACCATTGCCACAAGAAGAACCGCTATTTCGGATGAACTAAGTCAATACAATGCCATTTCTGACTTGTTAAAAGATACCAAATTACGAAATCAAGAGGCAAGGGCCTTAAAGGAACAGCGTATCCAACAGTTGGAGAAGCTGATTGATATTT
This genomic window contains:
- a CDS encoding Hsp70 family protein; translation: MGIKIGIDLGTTFSAVAMIDKQKGIPVIIPNSMGERITPSVIQFTEDGDIIVGAEAKEAFEAGESGCTSVFKRSMGKNDTYCTFYGKSYTAEDLSAILLKHLKEEAEKVTGQKVEEAVVTVPAYFYHKERQATINAAKKAGLKIRQIINEPTAAAMNYGVNHWRENARVLVYDLGGGTFDVTLVQMKKDGQMESLQTTGDHTLGGKDWDARICALLEARVASDTGVLTSEYPQVRQVISQMAESVKKQLTSRNTASARINLPGYGWYGTSVTLEEFDQSTTDLIQRTGALCENLLKGLGIGWQDITDILLVGGSTRMRQVSTYLKSVSGHTPLSQVNPDEAVALGAAIQVHLPLPEYSVLTMAPQEMENKKKTGFRLFSSKKPSEPSSKPSPQHPLPRTVGKETTLENALCMNHVDVVAHAMGIIAVNAEGTYYINKTIVPANQKIPVKCARAFHYYTSSTEENELEIYVLQGEKAPLECQIIGKYVVSGIHHDRAHNPTLIRIQYSYDVNGMVHVQARQEKDRFDLPIREEPVPDDMSKYGRPIDPSEMAPVMEPLSLVMAVDVSGSMSGKPIQDALDAMCHFVDQFDDYPGDVQIGIIAVSDRSKIVQNLTSDLKRCKSSIRSIRSCMTGVCNDGHPFDDISRMLSRCDSKNMAIVLADGVWSYQNRAIRAAKSCHQQGIDITGIGFGSADKQFLRDISSGDVKSMLVNQSELTKSFGKIAQEIGGGSGGKRGKAGSETQVDTWEAVDEC
- a CDS encoding Hsp70 family protein; translation: MSTHGIDLGTTYCCISTLDRNGNPEVIRNQIDASDTLASAVFFESADNVIIGNSAKDMVETDGDRVVQFVKREIGKPDAPVREFDGKTYTPVEISTLILKRLKQMVEEQGGTVDDVVITCPAYFGLEERNATRKAGEAAGMNVLNLINEPTAAALSYCARQFQEERTILVYDLGGGTFDVTIVKMSLVTNEEGNEVQKIKVITTGGNDLLGGKDWDDALFNYIMQACCDENGLTPDEIDVETKQIIRSRVETTKKRLSDSDTAKVKINVNGSMTNVQITRQEFENLTSDKVAQTMNYVEETLQKAGNPDIDTVLLVGGSTFMPMIRTAVEARFPGKVQIEDPDRAVAKGAAIYASMLVEEIQEKEQQAGTTGGQGGQEEPGSSSAGVGSGITTSAPTGIIEDQTPRSFGPGVLNENMDYIVDNIIKMGDVMPASAVKTYFTAADNMEKIVLRVFENMCILDSLTPCVNNLGEEQPTDPAHNVKLLGTLEMLLPPNTAKGSPIEVNFQVDAIGVYVKAVNLSTGETVETTLRMDSDIDMANSAVNQLSVSGE